Proteins found in one Herbiconiux sp. A18JL235 genomic segment:
- a CDS encoding GAF domain-containing protein, which produces MRSTLSFRIPGAWGFGPSVADDGIVAPAVVDAASRWYFRAETAGGAVTDSISFPDLPRSELDRSIEELIARANEVKRSQDRLRALLRASQAVGEDIDLGVVLRRIVEAAVELVDAEYGALGVIAPDGHGLEAFIHVGMDDDAVRRIGHLPEGHGLLGAVIANQEPIRLEHIRTDPRSSGFPAGHPMMDGFLGVPIRVRGAVYGNLYLTNPRRGQFSDEDEQLLRALAATAASAIDHARILVEARTRERWMTSSAEIAVALADTDIERAYATVADELITRSDSQLLTILVPGREPGSLHVAAARGRDALALDGTDLRAAATLATDVLDSGRSIIAPPVHVGAARKVDPFAITENEATGSTLYVALTDGTTVWGVLVAARAPGRPSFTPTDLEVGVDLGERISVALALARARADQQRMVVLEDRGRIARDLHDHVIQDLFGTGLELQSLAPILATADRARLDEAVTRIDRAIAQIRKIVFALTPPSDNTSASARHRVLDIAADASKALPKPVNVSFTGPVDLFVTGELADDVTAVVRELLSNVVRHSGASDVDVTLTVDDTDILIEVSDDGIGMPSEVRRSGLTNLKARVTALQGTMEVSTSASGTRVVWRIPIPDEDRGENG; this is translated from the coding sequence ATGCGGTCAACCCTCTCCTTCCGGATCCCCGGCGCCTGGGGCTTTGGTCCCTCGGTGGCTGACGACGGAATCGTCGCCCCGGCGGTGGTGGACGCGGCTTCGAGATGGTACTTTCGCGCTGAGACCGCTGGAGGCGCCGTGACGGATTCGATCTCGTTCCCCGACCTGCCGCGCTCGGAGCTCGACCGCTCCATCGAGGAGCTGATCGCTCGCGCGAACGAGGTGAAGCGGTCCCAGGACCGTCTGAGAGCCCTGCTCAGAGCCTCGCAGGCGGTGGGGGAGGACATCGATCTGGGTGTCGTGCTGCGCCGCATCGTCGAAGCCGCCGTCGAACTCGTCGACGCCGAATACGGCGCCCTGGGTGTCATCGCCCCGGACGGGCACGGACTGGAGGCGTTCATCCACGTCGGCATGGACGACGACGCGGTCCGCCGGATCGGGCACCTGCCGGAGGGGCACGGTCTGCTCGGCGCCGTGATCGCCAACCAAGAGCCGATCAGGCTCGAGCACATCCGGACCGACCCGCGTTCCTCCGGATTCCCGGCCGGCCACCCCATGATGGACGGTTTCCTCGGGGTGCCGATTCGCGTGCGGGGCGCGGTGTACGGCAACCTCTACCTCACCAATCCGCGGCGCGGACAGTTCTCCGACGAGGACGAACAGCTTCTCCGCGCCCTCGCCGCCACCGCCGCATCCGCCATCGACCATGCCCGCATCCTCGTTGAAGCGCGAACCAGGGAACGGTGGATGACCTCCTCGGCCGAGATCGCGGTCGCGCTCGCCGACACCGACATCGAACGGGCCTATGCGACTGTCGCCGATGAACTGATCACGCGCTCCGACTCACAGCTGCTGACCATCCTCGTGCCCGGGCGGGAGCCCGGCTCGCTCCATGTCGCTGCCGCCCGAGGTCGCGACGCCCTCGCATTGGACGGCACCGACCTCCGTGCGGCGGCAACGCTCGCCACCGACGTGCTCGACTCGGGAAGATCGATCATCGCCCCGCCCGTGCACGTCGGCGCCGCCCGCAAAGTCGACCCGTTCGCCATCACGGAGAACGAGGCGACGGGCTCGACCCTCTACGTCGCGCTGACCGACGGTACGACCGTGTGGGGGGTGCTGGTCGCCGCTCGGGCACCCGGTCGGCCGAGCTTCACGCCGACCGATCTCGAGGTCGGTGTCGACCTGGGGGAGCGGATCAGCGTTGCCCTCGCCCTGGCCAGAGCCCGTGCCGACCAGCAGCGCATGGTCGTGCTCGAGGACCGCGGACGGATCGCACGAGACCTGCACGATCATGTCATCCAGGATCTCTTCGGCACCGGTCTCGAGCTTCAGAGCCTCGCCCCGATCCTGGCGACAGCAGACCGCGCGCGGCTCGACGAAGCCGTGACCCGGATCGACAGGGCGATCGCACAGATCCGGAAGATCGTCTTCGCCCTCACCCCTCCCTCCGACAACACCTCGGCCTCTGCACGGCACCGAGTGCTCGACATCGCCGCCGACGCCTCCAAAGCCCTCCCCAAGCCCGTCAACGTGAGTTTCACAGGCCCCGTCGATCTGTTCGTGACGGGAGAACTCGCCGACGACGTGACCGCCGTGGTGCGCGAGCTGCTGAGCAACGTCGTCAGGCATTCCGGCGCGTCCGACGTCGACGTGACGCTGACGGTCGACGACACCGACATCCTGATCGAGGTGAGCGACGACGGCATCGGGATGCCGAGTGAGGTCCGGCGGAGCGGGCTGACG
- a CDS encoding DUF1003 domain-containing protein: MKRPLTNWHTTAHENLTPGERAADRLRNGMGSWPFVAGFVALMLIWFVLNSLDSAWDPYPFILLNLFLSMLAGLQGAILLIAAKRQDSIAAALAQHDFETNLAAKQEIEELMAINRAQLALLAELGSSRGAAGSSNTLPRPALPPFPDPAPPGR; the protein is encoded by the coding sequence ATGAAACGACCGCTGACCAACTGGCACACGACAGCCCACGAGAACCTGACCCCGGGAGAGCGGGCGGCCGACCGGCTGAGGAACGGGATGGGCAGCTGGCCGTTCGTCGCCGGGTTCGTCGCCCTCATGCTGATCTGGTTCGTGCTCAACTCCCTCGACAGCGCGTGGGATCCGTATCCGTTCATCCTCCTGAACCTGTTCCTCAGCATGTTGGCCGGCCTGCAGGGCGCCATCCTGCTGATAGCGGCGAAGCGGCAGGACAGCATCGCGGCCGCGCTGGCCCAGCACGACTTCGAGACCAACCTCGCCGCCAAGCAGGAGATCGAGGAGTTGATGGCCATCAACCGCGCGCAGCTCGCCCTGCTGGCCGAACTGGGATCCAGCCGCGGCGCCGCGGGTTCGTCGAACACCCTTCCGCGCCCTGCGCTGCCGCCCTTCCCCGATCCCGCGCCTCCCGGTCGATGA
- a CDS encoding NAD(P)-dependent alcohol dehydrogenase, giving the protein MKALQYRAIGAPPEVVEVDTPEPGPGEVRLRVTAAGLCHSDWFLMGLPADQYVYGLPLTLGHEAAGVVDKLGPGATGVALGDSVAVYGPWGCGRCRACAQGREDYCPNAAGLGIAPPGLGAPGAMAEYMIVDDPRHLVRLDGLDPVDCVSLTDAGLTPYHAIRSSSDKLWPGSTAVVIGVGGLGHVAVQILRATTAATIVAVDLDDDKLALATEVGAHHTVRSDSHAALRIRELTDGIGAEVVFDFVGAEATLQIAKEVVALDGDVQIVGIGGATLPTGFFSTPFGASVRAPYWGSRSELLEVLDLARSGAVRVHVERFGLADAPEAYRRLHDGDIRGRAVVVP; this is encoded by the coding sequence ATGAAGGCGCTGCAGTATCGCGCGATCGGCGCACCACCCGAGGTGGTCGAGGTCGACACCCCCGAGCCCGGGCCGGGCGAGGTCCGCCTGAGGGTCACGGCGGCCGGGCTCTGCCACTCCGATTGGTTCCTGATGGGTCTCCCGGCCGATCAGTACGTCTACGGACTCCCGTTGACCCTCGGGCACGAGGCCGCCGGCGTCGTCGACAAGCTCGGTCCCGGAGCGACCGGCGTGGCCCTCGGCGATTCGGTCGCGGTCTACGGACCGTGGGGCTGCGGTCGGTGTCGCGCCTGCGCCCAGGGGCGCGAGGACTACTGTCCGAACGCCGCCGGGCTCGGCATCGCACCGCCCGGCCTGGGCGCGCCGGGCGCGATGGCCGAGTACATGATCGTCGACGACCCCCGTCACCTGGTTCGCCTCGACGGCCTCGACCCGGTCGACTGCGTCTCGCTGACCGATGCGGGCCTGACGCCCTACCATGCGATCCGGTCGAGCAGCGACAAGCTGTGGCCCGGTTCGACGGCCGTCGTGATCGGCGTCGGTGGTCTCGGGCACGTCGCCGTGCAGATCCTCCGGGCGACCACCGCCGCCACGATCGTCGCCGTCGACCTCGACGACGACAAGCTCGCTCTGGCGACGGAGGTGGGCGCACATCACACGGTGCGGTCGGATTCGCACGCCGCTCTTCGCATCCGCGAGCTGACCGACGGTATCGGGGCGGAGGTGGTGTTCGATTTCGTCGGGGCGGAGGCGACTCTGCAGATCGCGAAAGAGGTCGTGGCTCTCGACGGCGACGTGCAGATCGTCGGCATCGGCGGCGCCACGCTGCCGACGGGTTTCTTCTCGACCCCGTTCGGAGCGTCGGTGCGGGCACCGTACTGGGGAAGCCGATCCGAGCTCCTCGAGGTTCTCGATCTCGCTCGTTCGGGAGCCGTGCGGGTTCACGTGGAGCGGTTCGGTCTGGCGGACGCCCCGGAAGCCTACCGCCGGCTCCACGACGGAGACATCCGAGGCCGCGCGGTCGTGGTGCCGTGA
- a CDS encoding universal stress protein → MSESPVSIPDPHAARPGLGEFSRVVVGVDGSESSISALRKAASIAEAFDAQLDVVCVWTYPISRYTMVPPEWYPDRDAARTVHDVADAVFGETKPERVHLSIAEGSAARVLIDESDTADLIVTGSRGHGGFAGLLLGSVSAEIAAHAHCPVLIVHPHAEPHAEAARDRVAAKQSEGASR, encoded by the coding sequence ATGAGCGAATCACCTGTCTCCATCCCTGACCCTCACGCTGCCCGGCCGGGCTTGGGGGAGTTCTCCCGTGTCGTGGTCGGCGTCGATGGTTCCGAATCATCCATCTCCGCGTTGCGCAAGGCTGCGAGCATCGCCGAGGCCTTCGATGCGCAGCTCGATGTGGTGTGCGTGTGGACCTATCCCATCTCGCGGTACACGATGGTGCCTCCGGAGTGGTATCCCGACCGGGATGCGGCACGCACCGTGCACGATGTCGCCGACGCCGTGTTCGGCGAGACCAAGCCCGAACGCGTGCACCTGTCCATCGCCGAGGGATCGGCCGCACGAGTGCTCATCGACGAAAGCGACACCGCTGATCTGATCGTGACCGGAAGCCGGGGCCACGGAGGCTTCGCCGGACTGCTGCTCGGCTCGGTGAGCGCGGAGATCGCTGCACACGCCCATTGCCCCGTGTTGATCGTCCATCCCCACGCCGAACCCCACGCCGAGGCAGCGCGCGATCGGGTCGCTGCGAAGCAGAGCGAGGGTGCGAGCCGATGA
- a CDS encoding Na+/H+ antiporter NhaA, with amino-acid sequence MAFIRSERIAAFLLLIAAALGLLAANTALGPGLMELQDAHLAIPGTPLDLSVGHWISDGLLAVFFFVVAVELKNEFAVGQLNSVSKAIRPAIAAIGGVLVPALIYLGITAGSGYEGGWPIPTATDIAFALGVLAVFGKGIPSRLRIFILALAILDDIVAILIIAVFFTADPNLLLIVAGAVGVVVFGLLSRLLATRFRLVVAIAMVAVALVTWSLVYLSGVHATIAGVALGLVMVRKPAMHLRHHLEPVTNGVILPLFAFSAALVAIPQVAPSQLAAPFWGILIALPVGKIVGIALGGWLSSFVGPREKRPHLTLHGLLAAGALGGVGFTVSLLMNELAFARLPEVADEGTLAVLLGSSISIVVAAVVVSTLAGTYRRLRRLRLAAELKLASAAPPAGP; translated from the coding sequence ATGGCCTTCATCCGCTCCGAGCGCATCGCAGCCTTCCTCCTCCTCATCGCGGCAGCACTGGGTCTCCTCGCCGCGAACACGGCCCTCGGGCCGGGGCTGATGGAGCTGCAAGACGCTCATCTTGCCATCCCGGGCACACCGCTCGACCTGTCGGTGGGTCACTGGATCAGCGACGGCCTCCTCGCCGTGTTCTTCTTCGTGGTCGCCGTGGAGTTGAAGAACGAATTCGCCGTCGGACAGCTGAACTCCGTGTCGAAGGCGATCCGGCCCGCGATCGCGGCGATCGGCGGAGTGCTCGTCCCCGCGCTGATCTACCTCGGCATCACCGCGGGCTCCGGCTACGAGGGCGGCTGGCCGATCCCGACCGCCACCGACATCGCGTTCGCCCTCGGGGTGCTCGCCGTCTTCGGCAAGGGCATCCCGTCCCGTCTGCGCATCTTCATCCTCGCGCTCGCGATCCTCGACGACATCGTCGCGATCCTCATCATCGCGGTGTTCTTCACCGCCGACCCGAACCTGCTCCTCATCGTGGCGGGCGCCGTCGGCGTCGTCGTGTTCGGCCTCCTCAGCCGGCTGCTGGCCACCCGGTTCCGACTGGTCGTGGCGATCGCCATGGTGGCGGTCGCGCTGGTGACATGGTCACTGGTGTACCTCTCGGGCGTGCACGCCACGATCGCGGGGGTCGCTCTGGGGCTCGTGATGGTGAGAAAGCCCGCCATGCACCTGCGTCATCACCTCGAACCGGTCACCAACGGAGTGATCCTCCCGCTCTTCGCGTTCTCGGCGGCGCTCGTCGCCATTCCGCAGGTCGCCCCGAGCCAGCTCGCCGCCCCGTTCTGGGGCATCCTGATCGCTCTTCCCGTGGGCAAGATCGTCGGCATCGCGCTCGGCGGCTGGCTGTCGAGCTTCGTCGGGCCGCGCGAGAAGCGCCCGCACCTCACGCTCCACGGTCTGCTCGCGGCAGGAGCGCTCGGCGGGGTCGGCTTCACGGTGTCGCTGCTCATGAACGAGCTGGCGTTCGCGCGCCTGCCGGAGGTCGCCGACGAGGGAACCCTCGCCGTGCTTCTCGGCTCGAGCATCTCGATCGTCGTCGCCGCGGTCGTGGTGTCGACGCTCGCCGGCACGTACCGGCGACTCCGCAGGCTCCGTCTGGCCGCCGAGCTGAAGCTCGCCTCCGCCGCGCCGCCGGCCGGCCCCTGA
- a CDS encoding alpha/beta hydrolase, which yields MRRWRGRRAVAVIVGLVVGCMAVLVGPGIDAQPVDADLATLLSLPDDEIDEFLVTHEGVIFALLDEHPDEVAEWWGDLGDTARAALIASNPAIVGNLHGVDYASRDEANRARLADRLDAAGKATAAHPDDTRAALLYAALSAIHGATKGTHDPERHLVQLTDDVPPLASVAVGDLDTAQQVTFAVPGMGTYSTDMQLWTVAAENIHRAQGRAGASPDRAVVAWIGYEVPPPGLDATEGSYAARGAPRLSSDILALRAARKGTGLDTVSVIAHSYGTTTAANALAASELDVFSFVMLGSAGVEYRVGSVRSLSAAHVYAGEAAADDKAFLGRVARIDPRTPSFGAMIIGTDGDPSRGLVGVTGHEPVLHSSYNDDPTSKAWTTYDDPVERENLYREHMRSFGYLDTGTESLENAARASSRPVRVPGTSIGPASTPATAG from the coding sequence ATGCGGCGGTGGCGCGGGCGGCGGGCGGTCGCCGTGATCGTGGGGCTGGTCGTGGGTTGCATGGCCGTGCTGGTCGGGCCAGGGATCGACGCCCAGCCGGTCGACGCCGATCTGGCGACCCTCCTGAGCCTTCCCGACGACGAGATCGACGAGTTCCTCGTCACCCATGAGGGTGTGATTTTCGCGCTGCTCGACGAGCACCCCGATGAGGTCGCCGAGTGGTGGGGCGACCTCGGCGACACGGCGCGCGCGGCGCTGATCGCGTCGAACCCGGCGATCGTCGGGAATCTGCACGGCGTCGACTACGCCTCTCGCGACGAGGCGAACCGCGCTCGCCTCGCCGACCGGCTCGACGCTGCGGGCAAGGCCACCGCCGCACATCCGGACGACACCCGGGCGGCCCTGCTTTACGCCGCACTCAGCGCGATCCACGGCGCCACCAAGGGCACTCACGACCCCGAGCGCCATCTCGTGCAGCTCACCGACGACGTGCCGCCACTCGCCTCCGTCGCCGTGGGCGACCTCGACACGGCGCAGCAGGTCACCTTCGCGGTGCCCGGCATGGGCACCTACAGCACCGACATGCAGCTCTGGACGGTGGCGGCGGAGAACATCCACCGGGCCCAGGGCCGAGCCGGCGCTTCGCCCGACCGCGCCGTCGTCGCCTGGATCGGTTACGAGGTGCCCCCGCCCGGCCTCGACGCGACCGAAGGGTCGTACGCTGCGCGAGGTGCGCCGCGGTTGAGCTCCGACATCCTCGCTCTGCGGGCGGCGCGGAAAGGAACGGGGCTCGACACCGTCAGCGTGATCGCACATTCCTACGGCACGACGACGGCGGCGAACGCTCTGGCCGCGTCCGAGCTCGACGTGTTCTCGTTCGTCATGCTCGGCTCGGCGGGCGTGGAGTACCGCGTCGGCTCCGTGCGCTCGCTGAGCGCCGCCCACGTCTACGCCGGGGAGGCTGCCGCCGACGACAAGGCCTTCCTCGGGCGGGTCGCGCGCATCGATCCACGCACCCCGTCGTTCGGTGCGATGATCATCGGCACCGACGGCGACCCGTCTCGAGGGCTCGTCGGCGTGACCGGGCACGAACCCGTTCTCCACTCCTCCTACAACGACGACCCGACCAGCAAGGCCTGGACGACGTACGACGACCCCGTCGAACGCGAGAACCTCTACCGAGAGCACATGCGCTCGTTCGGCTACCTCGACACCGGCACCGAGTCGCTCGAGAACGCCGCCCGCGCGTCGAGCCGCCCCGTGCGCGTGCCCGGCACGTCGATCGGCCCCGCCTCGACGCCCGCGACCGCGGGGTGA
- a CDS encoding ArsR/SmtB family transcription factor, whose protein sequence is MSALDLLPVTDVTPCCEPAPREAMPAHQAEEMARTVKALADPARLRLLSMVAAHDDGEACVCDLTEPLGLSQPTVSHHLKILVDAGFLTRSKRATWAYYRIVPGSLDKVAALLTGI, encoded by the coding sequence ATGTCCGCTCTCGATCTCCTGCCGGTGACCGACGTCACCCCGTGCTGTGAGCCCGCGCCGCGGGAGGCCATGCCGGCTCATCAGGCCGAAGAGATGGCGCGCACGGTGAAAGCCCTCGCCGACCCGGCGCGGTTGCGCCTGCTGTCGATGGTCGCCGCTCACGACGACGGTGAAGCCTGCGTGTGCGATCTCACCGAGCCGCTCGGGCTCTCCCAGCCGACGGTGTCCCACCACCTCAAGATCCTCGTCGACGCCGGCTTCCTCACCCGCTCGAAGCGGGCCACATGGGCGTACTACCGAATCGTCCCGGGTTCCCTCGACAAGGTGGCAGCCCTCCTGACGGGCATCTGA
- a CDS encoding arsenate reductase ArsC, translating into MTPAPTVLFVCVHNAGRSQMAAGYLQALAGDRVVVLSAGSEPKDRVNPVAVEAMAEEGIDITSNQPKVLTTEAVRDSDVVITMGCGDACPIFPGKRYEDWELTDPAGRPIEEVRPIRDDIRARVEQLLSELLPATA; encoded by the coding sequence ATGACCCCCGCGCCCACAGTCCTGTTCGTCTGCGTGCACAATGCGGGCCGCTCGCAGATGGCGGCCGGTTACCTCCAGGCCCTCGCCGGAGATCGCGTCGTCGTGCTCTCCGCCGGCAGCGAGCCGAAAGACCGGGTCAACCCGGTCGCGGTCGAGGCGATGGCCGAGGAAGGCATCGACATCACCTCCAATCAGCCGAAGGTGCTCACCACCGAGGCCGTGCGCGACTCCGACGTGGTCATCACGATGGGCTGCGGAGACGCCTGCCCGATCTTCCCGGGAAAGCGCTACGAGGACTGGGAGCTCACCGACCCCGCGGGCCGCCCGATCGAGGAGGTGCGGCCGATCCGCGACGACATCAGGGCGCGGGTCGAGCAGCTCCTGTCGGAACTCCTCCCCGCCACCGCTTGA
- a CDS encoding FAD-dependent oxidoreductase, protein MTLTVPPRATSSRLDGLPVAVIGAGPVGLAAAAHLLERGLDVVVFEAGERAGSAVAAWGHVRLFSPWTYLLDPAAVRLLAATGWTAPAGDRSPTGSEFLDSYLGPLARTSTLEPLIRLGCRVTAVSRQGMDRTRSTGRGDTPFLLRVDGDGTPTDVLARAVIDTSGTFHSPNPLTASGLEPSITTKRIVTGLPDVLGSDRPRFAGRRVLVVGAGHSAANALLALGELARAEPGTRVTWAVRNPTAARVFTAADDRLPDRASIGRRLDGLVSSGAVALVDRFEIDAVEEHVERTGEPSTGFIRATGRRAGAPFAIEADVIVNATGFRPDLDLLREIRLGLDDIVEAPRALASLIDPNLHSCGTVPPHGVAELTHPEPDFFIAGMKSYGRAPTFLLATGYEQVRSIADELAGHHDAARVVHLSLPATGVCSTAPADDATTDSTRSDAGCCTTSSPVPTTAASCCR, encoded by the coding sequence ATGACACTGACCGTCCCACCCCGCGCCACGAGCTCTCGCCTCGACGGTCTGCCCGTCGCGGTGATCGGCGCCGGGCCGGTCGGCCTGGCCGCCGCGGCGCACCTGCTCGAGCGCGGCCTCGACGTCGTGGTCTTCGAGGCGGGCGAGCGTGCCGGCAGCGCGGTCGCCGCCTGGGGGCACGTTCGACTGTTCTCACCCTGGACCTACCTCCTCGATCCAGCCGCCGTACGCCTCCTCGCCGCCACCGGGTGGACGGCGCCCGCCGGTGACCGCTCCCCCACCGGCAGCGAGTTCCTCGACTCGTACCTCGGCCCGCTCGCTCGCACCTCGACCCTCGAGCCGCTCATCCGGCTGGGGTGCAGGGTCACCGCGGTGAGCCGGCAGGGGATGGACCGCACGCGTTCCACCGGTCGTGGCGACACCCCGTTCCTGCTCCGCGTCGACGGCGACGGAACCCCGACCGACGTCCTCGCGCGCGCCGTGATCGACACCTCGGGCACGTTCCACTCCCCCAACCCGCTGACCGCATCCGGCCTCGAACCCTCCATCACGACGAAGCGGATCGTCACGGGCCTGCCCGACGTGCTCGGCTCCGATCGCCCGCGCTTCGCCGGCCGGCGGGTTCTCGTGGTGGGCGCCGGCCACTCCGCGGCGAACGCACTGCTCGCACTCGGCGAGCTCGCTCGGGCCGAACCCGGAACCCGGGTCACGTGGGCGGTCCGCAACCCCACCGCCGCCCGCGTGTTCACCGCCGCCGACGACCGGCTCCCCGACCGGGCGTCGATCGGCCGGCGACTCGACGGTCTCGTCTCGAGCGGTGCGGTCGCGCTCGTCGACCGGTTCGAGATCGACGCAGTCGAGGAGCACGTCGAGCGCACCGGCGAACCGTCGACCGGGTTCATTCGTGCGACCGGGCGCCGCGCGGGAGCCCCCTTCGCCATCGAGGCCGACGTGATCGTGAACGCCACGGGCTTCCGGCCCGACCTCGACCTGCTCCGCGAGATCAGGCTGGGTCTCGACGACATCGTCGAGGCACCGCGCGCGCTCGCGTCGTTGATCGATCCCAACCTGCACTCCTGCGGAACCGTGCCGCCGCACGGCGTCGCCGAGCTCACCCACCCTGAACCGGACTTCTTCATCGCCGGCATGAAGTCGTACGGCCGTGCCCCCACGTTCCTCCTCGCCACGGGCTACGAGCAGGTGCGCTCGATCGCCGACGAGCTCGCCGGCCATCACGACGCCGCCCGTGTCGTGCACCTCTCGCTCCCCGCGACCGGGGTGTGCTCGACCGCTCCGGCCGACGACGCCACGACCGACAGCACCCGTTCAGACGCCGGATGCTGCACCACGTCCTCCCCCGTACCGACCACCGCCGCATCCTGCTGTCGATGA
- a CDS encoding DUF2231 domain-containing protein — protein MFDTFFGLPLHPFIVHATEVIVPAAAVLVLLTAFWPKARRWAGYLPVALALVALVLVPVSTESGEKLEHRVGESDLIEQHAELADGLLPWVVGLVVVAGLLLAVTLYEKRSARAQAVAGEASAPAVRRVPRWVAVVLIVLALVAAGGTVVQAVLIGHSGATAVWQEDMGGAVSPGDDR, from the coding sequence ATGTTCGACACCTTCTTCGGTCTGCCCCTCCACCCCTTCATCGTGCACGCGACCGAGGTGATCGTGCCCGCCGCCGCAGTGCTCGTGCTGCTCACGGCGTTCTGGCCGAAAGCCCGGCGCTGGGCGGGCTATCTCCCGGTGGCGCTCGCCCTCGTTGCCCTCGTGCTCGTGCCCGTCTCGACCGAGTCGGGCGAGAAGCTCGAGCACCGGGTGGGGGAGAGTGACCTGATCGAGCAGCACGCCGAGCTCGCCGACGGCCTGCTGCCGTGGGTGGTGGGGCTCGTCGTCGTCGCGGGCCTGCTGCTCGCCGTGACCTTGTATGAAAAGCGGTCGGCGCGCGCGCAGGCGGTGGCGGGCGAGGCTTCTGCGCCCGCCGTGCGTCGAGTGCCGCGCTGGGTCGCGGTCGTGCTCATCGTGCTGGCGCTGGTCGCAGCGGGCGGCACCGTCGTGCAGGCGGTGCTCATCGGCCACAGCGGTGCCACCGCGGTCTGGCAGGAGGACATGGGCGGTGCGGTGTCGCCGGGCGACGACCGCTGA
- a CDS encoding response regulator transcription factor: MSDGARILIVEDDSSLSAMLQELFAEEGYQVTLAHDGQRALHLVLTRAFDAVVLDRGLPLLGGLDVLTRWRRSGVSVPVLVLSALGNPADRVEGLDSGAEDYLSKPFDIDELLARVRALLRRHETTATTLTLHDGSTFDPSARQVTRASGETVMLSERESALLEVLARDRNQVFERATLLRLAFPVAEELGVVDTYVHYLRRKMGRGVVETVRGIGYRLGAP, from the coding sequence ATGTCGGACGGTGCGCGCATCCTGATCGTCGAGGACGATAGCTCGCTCTCGGCGATGCTCCAGGAGCTCTTCGCCGAGGAGGGCTACCAGGTGACCCTCGCCCACGACGGCCAGCGGGCACTGCACCTGGTGCTGACACGCGCGTTCGACGCCGTCGTGCTCGATCGCGGCCTGCCACTGCTCGGGGGCCTCGACGTGCTCACCAGGTGGCGGCGCTCCGGGGTGAGCGTTCCCGTCCTGGTGCTCTCCGCCCTCGGCAACCCGGCCGACCGCGTCGAGGGACTCGACAGCGGAGCCGAGGACTACCTCAGCAAGCCGTTCGACATCGACGAACTCCTCGCCAGGGTGCGAGCACTGCTCCGCCGCCACGAGACCACGGCCACCACCCTCACCCTGCACGACGGATCGACCTTCGACCCCTCGGCCCGCCAGGTGACGAGGGCCTCGGGCGAGACCGTGATGCTCTCCGAGCGCGAGTCGGCGCTCCTCGAGGTGCTGGCGCGAGACCGCAACCAGGTGTTCGAGCGCGCCACCCTGCTGCGGTTGGCGTTCCCGGTGGCCGAGGAGCTCGGCGTCGTCGACACCTACGTGCACTACCTGCGGCGCAAGATGGGCCGGGGTGTCGTCGAGACGGTCCGCGGCATCGGCTACCGATTGGGCGCACCGTGA